A DNA window from Onychostoma macrolepis isolate SWU-2019 chromosome 13, ASM1243209v1, whole genome shotgun sequence contains the following coding sequences:
- the tmem72 gene encoding LOW QUALITY PROTEIN: transmembrane protein 72 (The sequence of the model RefSeq protein was modified relative to this genomic sequence to represent the inferred CDS: inserted 1 base in 1 codon), which yields MKSSALWVIVECACRVLGISTAAVLCAVGVETQRQGEFNSLAVYLLLSSVVIMIFEVAYFIDALLAMCLPCPPTWKIFILWKKMANVGGFQKFLYYTMMSLMCFLHPVLVWHAVIPGIMLVVSGFFNFILSKKKKSDPPKESTSSYRDPALSSDCVTDREDAEHSFSFFHIISGKRASFFPSNSRLHGPTDRSQTVKNTQRKNRRTDXENVHFIESLRHNDTELEEYHEVEPEDTTSDKAPMIRL from the exons ATGAAGAGCTCAGCTTTGTGGGTTATAGTGGAATGTGCCTGTAGAGTTCTTGGCATCTCGACTGCTGCAG TGCTTTGTGCAGTGGGTGTAGAAACTCAGAGACAGGGGGAGTTCAACAGCTTGGCTGTCTATCTCCT GCTCTCCTCGGTGGTGATCATGATTTTTGAAGTTGCCTATTTCATTGACGCTCTGTTGGCAATGTGCCTTCC TTGTCCACCCACGTGGAAGATTTTCATTCTTTGGAAGAAGATGGCCAATGTTGGGGGTTTTCAGAAGTTTCTGTACTACACAATGATGTCTTTGATGTGTTTCCTGCATCCAGTGCTTGTATGGCATGCTGTAATACCAG GAATTATGCTGGTAGTGAGTGGATTCTTTAACTTCATACTgagcaaaaagaaaaagtcagaTCCGCCTAAAGAGTCCACGTCGTCGTACAGAGACCCGGCTCTGTCTTCTGACTGTGTAACAGACAGGGAGGACGCTGAACACTCATTCTCTTTCTTCCACATCATTTCAGGCAAAAGAGCATCTTTTTTTCCTAGCAATAGCCGACTGCATGGCCCCACAGACAGGTCTCAGACAGTGAAGAATACCCAACGCAAGAACAGAAGAACAG ACGAAAATGTGCACTTCATTGAGAGTCTCAGACATAATGATACTGAACTGGAAGAATACCATGAAGTGGAACCAGAGGATACCACATCAGATAAAGCACCAATGATTAGACTGTAA